The following proteins are encoded in a genomic region of Methylococcales bacterium:
- a CDS encoding cation transporter yields MSDCSCHLEVKNKAESRVLIILLCINSLMFVVELTLGLLSESTALIADSLDMFADAVVYAIGLYAVGKEALVKINAAKISGMFQILLGLFVLVDITRRLLLGSEPESLLMIYVGMIALVANVICLRLIAKHKSGEVHMRASWVFSKNDVIANIGIIISGLLVYLLDSRFPDLIVGVAIAILVIYGGIHIIKDAYHEKTSLNKSSVEN; encoded by the coding sequence ATGTCAGATTGTAGTTGTCATTTAGAGGTAAAAAATAAAGCGGAAAGTCGGGTGTTAATTATTCTGCTATGTATTAATAGCCTAATGTTTGTTGTTGAATTAACCCTTGGGCTTCTTAGTGAGTCCACCGCATTAATTGCAGATTCACTGGATATGTTTGCTGATGCGGTTGTGTATGCCATTGGTTTATATGCCGTGGGAAAAGAGGCGTTAGTCAAAATAAACGCGGCAAAAATAAGTGGTATGTTTCAGATCCTATTGGGTCTATTTGTCTTAGTTGATATTACCCGCCGCTTATTATTGGGCAGTGAGCCAGAATCTTTATTAATGATTTACGTAGGCATGATTGCCTTAGTAGCTAATGTTATTTGTCTTCGTCTGATTGCCAAGCATAAATCAGGCGAGGTGCATATGCGGGCAAGCTGGGTATTTTCTAAAAATGATGTGATTGCAAACATAGGGATTATCATCAGTGGTTTATTAGTTTATCTGCTTGATTCACGTTTTCCTGACCTAATTGTTGGCGTTGCCATTGCAATACTGGTTATTTATGGGGGCATTCATATTATAAAAGATGCATACCATGAAAAAACATCCCTAAATAAATCGTCAGTTGAAAATTAA